CTCAATGTGACGATTGGCCACCAGGTATACAAAACCTATTCAAGAATCACCATGCATTGTACAATTATTATTTAAAATTTAATTATCATTTAACTTCATTTGCTCTCTCATTGAGCAGCACGCCATAGCGTATACACCGAAGGCTAGGTACTATGGAACCAAAACCAGCATCAATCTGTGGCAACCAACTATTGGGAGGGCCAAAGATTTCAGCTTGGCCCAGCTCTGGATCTCTGGGGGTTCCTATAGCGGCAACGACCTCAATACAATTGAAGCAGGATGGCAGGTTAGACCTCCAAGGGAAACATTAACCCACCTTCATAAATGAACGCTGACATTCAGCTTCCATGGTATATGTGATGCTGAACACTCACCCACATATATGCATGCACTACGGGATTCACTCGGCAACCTCTTTATGAAGGCATGCATGCACATCCAACACCTATGAAAGCTTCGAAAGACAAAGGCTCCCACATCTTTAGATTAATAAAGTAACCAAAAGGCGTGTCGTTTTTTATGAGCACATTACCTACCACTAAAGGAATAATTAGCTAAGAAATAAAGTAAGCACCTATGCTAAGTCAGAGACTTGATTACTTGAATTCGGATGGGCAGGTTACATTACAAGGAATCTAACCAACTACTCAAGTTGGACCCTGGATCTTGCAATATTATAGAAGAAAACATCCAAAGTCTGTTGTCTTTACTCTATAGAAGATCTTGTAGCATTTATTTGTTAAAAAACAATTGGAATCCCTAAAAATTTTGGCAATATACGAATGATTTAGGTTGAGGCAAACTCACTTGGCAAAATGGAATGGGAGTTTTCATCCACATCGTGGCCTAAAACAATAGCTCATATGAGGTGAACCTTGACACATCTTAAAATGACGAAACTAGCAATAGCCATAGCACCAAGTTACGATAGAATGCTGCAATAGGAAGTGAAATCGATGAAGCTAAGCTTTTAAGTGAACACATATCCAAGGCGTGACGAAAACGGAGAAACTAAGGGTTGGGATGAAAGAGAATATATAGAGAGCATTTAGTAATTAATGGAAATACTTCATATGAGGACCAAATTAAACTGTATCTTCATAGGTATTTTGACAAACTCTTGGCAATAAATTTTGTGATTCCTATGCATTTTGTAATGCATATTATGAAGTCATGCAATCTCTTTCAGTATGGCTAACGGCCTGTTCTCTCCACAAAATTGCAGGTTTACCCTGAGTTGTATGGAGATAGAAATACAAGACTCTTCATATACTGGACTGTAAGATAAGCATCACATTAATTCCTTTTTATCTTTATCAGTAAGTTAGGAAATGGCATATAAGTTACTAATTCTTTATTGCTACCGAATATTGTAGCGTGATGCATATCGAAGAACAGGTTGTTATAACCTACAGTGCTCAGGGTTCATCCAAATAAACAATCAGATCGCCATTGGTGGTAGCTTCTCCCCTGTATCCAGTTACGGTGGCTCACAATATGAAATAACTATTTTAATCTGGAAGGTAAAATTAAACAAAAATCTTTCACATTCCAAGCATAGCAAATCAAATTCATGGATGGACACCGATCGAAAGTGTGCCAGCTTCTTGTTCTTAATTTCTTGAGACAAAAGTTCAATTGTAAGTTGAGGCTAACCGTGATGACGTTGGCCTGTTTGTGGTCTCACTCACGAGTCGAGTTGTTCCCATGCACGCAACAGATTTTTCCACAAATGCAACTAGATCTCTGATGTTAGCCTTTCGAACAAAGCTTGAGCTATATCCCCTTGCCATAATCCTGTCTGATGATCTCCAGTAATTTTTTTGCCTGCAGGATCCAAAGGGGGGCAACTGGTGGTTGAAAGTAGGAAACCATACTTTGGGCTATTGGCCATCAACCATCTTCTCCTACCTGCAAATTAGTGCATCCTATGTCATGTGGGGAGGAGAGGTGTACTCGCCTTACGCCGACCAAACTTCGACAGACATGGGCAGTGGGCACTTCCCTGGGGAAGGGCTCAGCAAGGCCAGCTACATCAGGAACATACAAGTGGTCGATCCGTTCAACAAACTCAGTTCACCAAATGTTCTGGGACTGGGGAACAAGCAGCCCAACTGCTACAACGTGGAGAGCAGCACCAATAGCGTCAACTGGGGCACTTACATCTTCTATGGAGGACCAGGGAAGAACCCTAGCTGCCCATAGTAGAACCCTAGCGCGCGGCACCATATCGATCTCCTTGTCACATGACGGATAACCCTTTAGCAATGCATTACGTACGCATCACTAGAGGCCCAGTAAGTATTGTTAGTAGTGTCTATACTAGCGCTTGTATATGTGTTGCAACATGTGGCGCTGCAAGCATAAATTGCTTCATATGTAGGTATCTACATATGCATTATATTGGGTAAGATATATCTGAAGTTTGGAAGAAATATGTTAAATTAAAGTTTGTAACAAATTATATTGGAGTTATGTTTGCACGTTTTGAAATGTTAGTGGAACTAAGTATGCACTGCATATAAAGTACAGACAATCTATTTGCTGTCTCTTAAACCTATTGTCAGTGACTCCATACAATTGCTGACCTTTTTGTCATATCCGGACTTTAGTACAATAACCGCAGCGAAaaaaaatttctgtcacattgGAAATGGCTTTTAGTTGGTCCGGCGAGCCTTGTGGATTGTGATGAACTTCGTCGCTCTTGCACGCAGGGCAACCATTCAGACGTACATGTATTATGTATGCACGACATCAGGGGTGGGTGATACAAGATGGCAGGAGTTGTAAAGTAGGGCAATGACATGGCACCCAGTTCCCAATTCATGAGCTCGTCGTCGGGGACTTGCTTCTTGACAAAGGCCAGTTTTGGATCCCAAATCTCGACGAGGTCAAGTCTACCCTATCTTGAACTCGGGCGAGGTTTAGACACAACGAAGATGGAATAATGCTTGAAACGTCTTCTCATTGAATAGTGAACGTAGAAATTTACAACAGGGTAGGACTCCCTTTTTATAGTGCCTCGGAGGACATTTTACATTCTGCAAACGTCCTCAACCCACCACTATATTTTGGGAATATGCTTTACACGAAGGTCATTATTTGGAGGTCACGCTTTTCACGCCACCTGATAGCTCCGCAAATCACGCTCTTACAAGACTCCGTAGATCACGCCTTGACCTCTTCAATGTTGTGACTGCTTCAACGTATTCCCATCGTCTAGCTTCGCTCCCAGAGTTGCATCCTTGCTTCCGAGGTCAGCTTGGCTTCGGGAGTCCTAGTCGCCTTGACACCGCGACCAGGATATGGTTAACTTCGCATTCTGCCTCCTGCTGAAAGGAAATGGCCCTGCATAAAATAGCTAGACAACTAGGCATTTCGAGATTAGTTTCGGGTGCTTGTGGTTAGGATCAGCCAGCTCAAAGAATAGTTAATTCCTCCTACCATCGGGTCGAAGCTGTCTCTCCGTGTTGCATTTTCCGCCCGAGGTTCAAGGGTTTCACCTGAGTCTTGAACAATGTGGTGATGATCAGAACGCGCTCGAGGTTGACCGTCTTTTTTGGCGATCCCAAACAGCTAGAAACTGCTTGTGGCGGGGACGTACTGACACTGAAACGAGATTTTGAATTTAGAAAATTGGATTTGACTTTTAACTCTGAGGGCCTTGGAACACTGGCAATCATTTTTTACATTTaagagaatttttttaaaaaatcacaTTTTCATATTATATAAAAATTACATTAATAAAAACACATCTTGTTAAAAAAGTTGTACATCGTGATGGAAAGCGtatatttgagatgataaaggatgtaagggtagtctttggaaagggtctatGTGGCAAACATGTTCCAAACAAtaataacggacgtgcacctaTGTacaagaagtctatattttgggagctaccttaatGGGAAATTCTAGAAGTCCACGATGCAATTGACGTGATGCACCtcatgaagaatctttgcatcTTTGCATGAATATGCTAGGCTTCCtaggttgttatgggaactcaaaagatatattggaagcacgataggacctgaaacgtatgcagcaacgagatgacctacatccggaaaaaagagataaatgaCAACACTAGTTacatcctgctagttacactctcaacaaggaagagaaggataacaTATTTGATTGtatgaatagtatgaaggttcCGTCTAGGTACCCcttgaatataaagggaataattaatctgaaagaaaagaagttcacaaatctaaaggctcatgactgccacacgTCGATGACCCGGTTGCTTCCGATTGCACTGTAAGGTGTTCTACTTGAGAATATCCGATTGCCACTTGTAAAGTTATGCGCAtttgtcaatgcgatttcgcataaggcaatcgatccatcgaaGCTAACAAAGCTACAAAATGACGTGGTGCAATATTTTATCAGCTTTGAGTTgatatttccaccatccttcttcaatattatgatgcaccccatattatgatgcacccctagttcacctagtaaaagagattagtATTCTCGGACCAGTacacctgcacaatatgtggcctttcgagagtttcatgttcttaatcgtgtccgtccagaaggaagcatcgccaaggaatatggaacagaggaggtgattgagttttaTGTTGATTTTATCGACTCAATTGActtgattggggttccaacttcacgccataAAAAATAAGGTCTGAATTCTAGAGCTTAAAAAATACATAATCTAAGTTCTTAGCACTGAAAACATTTTTCTTGCGCTAATTTATTTCTCCAATTGAGAACTGGTTCCAGCTTGCGCTAGTTTATTTGTCTAAAAGGAAAATATTGTGTTTCAAACTGAATGCATAATGCACTAAAATATTGTACAAAGGCGACTTTACAATTACAAAATCGATGGTTTGTGTGACGTTAGAAATATATTTTACCggtacaaaatgaatgaaattgAAAAATGGACAGAGCTCGCCGTGAGTGTGTCGGCCCAATTAATCTTactcttttctttccttctcttttgtAGTAAAATTATATATTACCACACCCACAGAAGCTTGGTGAGCCCAGAAAGCCCCCCGGCCAGTCATTCAACAATTCTCGAAGCCCTTTTGAATCTGATCCACCATGTTGGAAGCTGCTGTCGTCAAGGCAGAGTATGCTATCATGTGTGGGCAGTTTAGCCGCGGCTCCAACACGGGTTTCGACAATGTTGACCAAGGCTTACATATCCCAAAAGGTATAACAGTAGGGCGAAGTGAAAAAATTGTTGGGAAGAAGATGACATAAAAGTCTGCATACAACCACATTAAGGCACATGGATGAGCCCATTCGCATCATCAAGACAATCTTCTTGCAACTGTTCCAGAATACGTACAGAACTAGATCACTGGCATGAGTCAGGGCTACATTGGCCCAAAGGAAATGTTGGAATGCCTAGCTAAACTGGATCACACGGAATGCTCAGTTTTCAGATGGTGCAAGCTACCGtatgatggaaaaaaaaattgagaatgacGAACAAGCTAAGCGTGCGTACAGATAATGTGCGTTCAAAGAATACTTAACTTTTTGTTTAGGTTCAACAAACCAATCCATACAACATATACTTCAATCCAAAGTTGCAGAAATTATTATTACATAAATTGCGTTCGGCGCATCGATTCACAAACGGCACGAACCCGCAATCAGGATTCcgtgctggagctggagcttAGCTCGCTTCTCTGCTCGCTTAGCTTGCGTCTTTCCAACGCTGCCCTATGCCGTGCGACCCTTTCCCGTCCTGCCCTTTCCCGTGCTGCCTGAAtagtttatctcttttttcGACAATGGCCTTGTCGGCAAGGCTTATCCATGTTGCACCGCTGCCGAAAACCTCAGGATCCATGTCATTGACCCAAAGGGTGATCTCCTTGGGGTGCTCCACGGCTTCTTTTCTCAGTACATCAATTGTCTCACGGATGCCCGGACCGTCACTTGTATAGTACTCGGAGCATCGGAACACGACCTTCTCAAGACTGTCGACATGCTTGATGCCCATGGAGTAGTACGTGTTGCCTTGCTCTGCCGGTGTAGAACTTGAACTCAAGATGTTTCAGCTTCGGCATCGCTCCTTCCCCGAAGGTGATCACCCGTGGCAGACGGCAATCGACGTAGAACGTCTCTAGCTCCGAGAACCCTCCACCAGTGATGTCAAACGGCTCCCGTGGGAGGACCTCGAACCTTAGTTGGAGAGCCTGCAGGTTGGGCATCTGCGTCTTCAGAAACTCGAGGTCTTCGTGCTCAAGTATGCAGAGCCTGATATCTAAGGAGCAGACATTGCACAAGTCTTGCTTGACCCACTGCGGGACTTTCATGTGTCTCCCGACAACTCTAAGCAACCGAACTGGTAGGACTTCACACCTGTCGCCGAAATGGTTAAAGAGGATGAGGATGGATAGGTCATCCCTGCACTTTGCTTCAGAAGAGGAAATAATAACCTCTTCACCACCACTTGAGCTAATGACACCCAGAGGCGACATCAACTTCTCCGACCTATGTTTACGTTCATCAGCAACCACACTTAATAACGGATTCGGGTCTCTACTGCTGGATAGCTCTCGGACCTTAGTACCTCTTATGTCCAGAGTCCTCAGATGCTGCAGTTTCCCGATTTCCTTAGGCAACTCTCTCAGTACCGGTGTCCAGCTTACATCCAGAGTCTCCAAACGCTCAAGGTTCTTGGTTTCCGTTGGTAGTTTACTAATCCGTGTACCTGCCACGTACAGGGACTCCAGATTCTGCAGTCTCCCAATCTCCCGTGGGAGCTCTGTGATTTGATGGCACTCGAAGATACCCAGATGCTTGAGCCAGATCAGCCCACATATATCCACCAGATGATCATTCTCTAGACGACTGCTGTTATGTATTTGTAGCACTCGCAGCTTTTTGAACGCCTTGAAGGGGAGACCATCCAGCTGGGATTGATAAACAGGAACAACAAGGGAGCGAGTATGAGACAGCACATCCTCATCTGGACAGCGATCCTCCGTGCTGAGATAAAGACGACGGATCTGTTTGGCATGCGAGGAGTTGCCGGCCCGATCGTAAGAAATAAAATTATCTTCCTTTGCTTTGCACACGAGGAAGGCTCGCATAATGGGGTGAACTGCGTGCATCTTCCAATCCCGCTGCAACAGATTCCTGTAGACAAGCTTGTCAAAGTAAGCTTCTGCTACTTCAACTTGCGAAACAAATCCTTCAGCAATCCATTTTGTCACCAACCATCCCCTATAAATGCTAAAATACCCCTGAGGATATATGGTACAGTATAGCAAGCAAGTCCTCAGCTGAACGGGAAGATCGTCGAAACCAAGGCATAGACTCTGGACCCATGGTTTCAAGGATGGAGTACTCAGAAACCCATCATCCAGAACGTGACTTGCCCATGTATCCCATTCCTCCTCATCACCTTGCACATGCTGACGACAAACAGATTACTGCTAGCGGACAAAAATAAAATGGTGGCCCGCTGCACATATCCGCAATCTTGGTGGACAGCTCCTTCGCGTTGGTTCCCTCGACAGATTTGCTCATCAGTATCATAGCTGATAGTCTTTCAGCTTCCGCACGACCAAACTCCTGTTCGTACATACACGTGCACCAATTTATTCACATTTCCTAGCTATACTCCTGTCCGGGTCGTCATGATTAATTTACAGCGCAGATTATTCTGGGGAAGAGGCTTACGGATGACTTCCCATTCTTCCCAGTGCCAAATGTCATCAATTATGACCAGGTCCCTACAAAATAAAA
This genomic window from Setaria viridis chromosome 8, Setaria_viridis_v4.0, whole genome shotgun sequence contains:
- the LOC117833744 gene encoding protein neprosin, yielding MAVTRACLIALVVALAVVEAAAGAAAGTSEQQRRQVRSLLKRLNKDPLASIQSADGDIIDCVPISKQPALDHPLLKNHTIQMHPSYHPEGLSDDSNIAPHPITQTWHQNGCKCPPNTIPIRRTKEEDVLRASSIRRYGKKRPRSIPNFFSVDDPNKLNVTIGHQHAIAYTPKARYYGTKTSINLWQPTIGRAKDFSLAQLWISGGSYSGNDLNTIEAGWQVYPELYGDRNTRLFIYWTRDAYRRTGCYNLQCSGFIQINNQIAIGGSFSPVSSYGGSQYEITILIWKDPKGGNWWLKVGNHTLGYWPSTIFSYLQISASYVMWGGEVYSPYADQTSTDMGSGHFPGEGLSKASYIRNIQVVDPFNKLSSPNVLGLGNKQPNCYNVESSTNSVNWGTYIFYGGPGKNPSCP
- the LOC117834666 gene encoding disease resistance protein Pik-1-like: MRAFLVCKAKEDNFISYDRAGNSSHAKQIRRLYLSTEDRCPDEDVLSHTRSLVVPVYQSQLDGLPFKAFKKLRVLQIHNSSRLENDHLVDICGLIWLKHLGIFECHQITELPREIGRLQNLESLYVAGTRISKLPTETKNLERLETLDVSWTPVLRELPKEIGKLQHLRTLDIRGTKVRELSSSRDPNPLLSVVADERKHRSEKLMSPLGVISSSGGEEVIISSSEAKCRDDLSILILFNHFGDRCEVLPVRLLRVVGRHMKVPQWVKQDLCNVCSLDIRLCILEHEDLEFLKTQMPNLQALQLRFEVLPREPFDITGGGFSELETFYVDCQQGNTYYSMGIKHVDSLEKVVFRCSEYYTSDGPGIRETIDVLRKEAVEHPKEITLWVNDMDPEVFGSGATWISLADKAIVEKRDKLFRQHGKGQDGKGSHGIGQRWKDAS